In Phenylobacterium hankyongense, the sequence CGCCGATCGGCGCGTCGCGGTTCTCCACCGCCGCCAGCGCCGAGCCCTTGACGATCGGGATGTCGTCGCCCGGGAACTGGTAGGACGACAAGAGCTCGCGCACTTCCATCTCGACGAGGTCCAGCAGCTCCTCGTCGTCGACCATGTCGACCTTGTTCATGAACACCACCAGCGCCGGCACCCCGACCTGGCGCGCCAGCAGGATGTGCTCGCGGGTCTGCGGCATCGGGCCGTCGGCCGCCGACACCACCAGGATCGCGCCGTCCATCTGCGCCGCGCCGGTGATCATGTTCTTCACGTAGTCGGCGTGCCCCGGGCAGTCGACGTGCGCGTAGTGGCGGTTCTTGGTCTCGTATTCCACGTGCGCGGTGTTGATCGTGATCCCGCGCGCCTTCTCTTCCGGCGCCGCGTCGATGTCCGCATAGGCCATCGCCTTCGCACCGCCCGCCTTCGCCAGCGTCATCGTGATCGCCGCCGTCAGCGTCGTCTTGCCGTGGTCAACGTGACCAATCGTGCCGATGTTGCAGTGCGGCTTGTTGCGTTCGAACTTTTCCTTGGCCATCGG encodes:
- a CDS encoding GTP-binding protein; its protein translation is MAKEKFERNKPHCNIGTIGHVDHGKTTLTAAITMTLAKAGGAKAMAYADIDAAPEEKARGITINTAHVEYETKNRHYAHVDCPGHADYVKNMITGAAQMDGAILVVSAADGPMPQTREHILLARQVGVPALVVFMNKVDMVDDEELLDLVEMEVRELLSSYQFPGDDIPIVKGSALAAVENRDAPIG